The following proteins are encoded in a genomic region of Candidatus Diapherotrites archaeon:
- a CDS encoding YbaK/EbsC family protein: MLDLFIASNDILAQIIHFDEDVSHSHQAAGLEKTYPIVKTIVCYTGGKDPLILAILEATQKVDFQKIKALLGVSEVRLATPEEVLNATGYEVGGVPPISIYGSPTLIDPGVLTHPWVACGGGDTHSLLKIQSADILKWAFEPRVEPIAK; encoded by the coding sequence ATGCTCGACCTCTTTATTGCCTCCAATGACATCCTTGCCCAAATCATTCATTTCGATGAAGACGTCTCGCATTCCCACCAAGCGGCCGGGCTGGAAAAAACCTATCCTATCGTGAAGACGATTGTCTGTTATACGGGGGGAAAAGACCCTTTGATCTTGGCTATCCTCGAAGCCACCCAAAAGGTTGATTTCCAAAAAATAAAAGCCCTTCTCGGGGTCTCCGAGGTTCGGCTCGCGACCCCGGAAGAGGTGCTTAACGCGACAGGGTATGAAGTAGGTGGGGTGCCGCCCATCAGCATCTATGGCAGCCCCACTCTAATAGACCCGGGAGTATTGACGCATCCCTGGGTCGCCTGCGGGGGAGGGGACACCCACTCCCTGCTCAAGATCCAGAGCGCGGACATCCTGAAATGGGCATTCGAACCCCGCGTCGAACCTATTGCGAAATGA